TCTGCTCCTTACCAATATTTAGGACTTAAATTTATTCCGTTAGGTGGATTAAATATTAAAAATGCAGCCCGTTATTTAGAATCTAATTTAATAACAGCGGTTGGTGGTTCTTGGGTAGCAAAACGCGATTTAATTCTTGGTGAAAATTGGGATCAGATAACTACAAATGCAAAAGAAATTATTGAATTAGTTAAAGCAGTAAGATCAAAAAATAATTAAACAAAAGATATGAAAGTAGTAGTAACATTCGGAGAAATAATGGGGCGAATTGCAAGTCCTGAAAATTTACGCTTACGTCAAACTCGTCAATTTGATGTGACTTATGCTGGTGCAGAGGCCAGTGTGGCAGCTTCAATTTGTAATTTTGGAGGAAAGGCTCGTTACGTCACAGCACTTCCAAAGCATGCTTTGGCAGATGCTACTATGGACTCAGTTCGTTCTGTTGGAGTTGATACGCAATATGTTTTAAGAACTAATAAAGGTCGTTTAGGTTTGTATTTCTTAGAAACAGGTGCTAATCAACGTCCAAGTAATGTAATTTATGACCGTGCAGATTCGGCAATTGCAATTACACCAGCAACCGAGTACAATTGGGAAGGAATTTTTGAAGGAGCAGGTTGGTTACATTTAAGTGGAATTACCCCTGCTTTATCAAAAAATGCTGCTGAAGCAACTTTAGTTGCGGCTCAAAAAGCTAAAGCAGCAGGTGCATCAGTTTCAATAGATTTAAATTTTAGAGGTAAATTATGGGATTGGGATACAAGTAAAACTGCTCGTGAATTGGCGCAAGAAACAATGCGTAAAATCTCTTTTCTCTTGTTGGAATTGTCGTATTGAAGAAGCTGCCTTAGCAAGAGAAGCTATGAGCTATTTAATGAAATTAAAGGAAGAAACTAAATATGCTGAAATTCCTCCACGTGAAAATTGGTATGGTGACCATGTTACTCGTGGAAGGCATTCTCTTACAAACGTTAACTACGCGTATTACAAGTTGAAAGAGTGGATGGATGAACTAGAAATAGATTTTCAGCAAAACTAAAATCATTCTTAGCCTAAAGGGAGGAAAAATCAAATATAAAACAACGTTTTCCAATCATAAATAGTCAAATTTATTTGGAATAATTAAAAAAAAACTATCTGAAAAGTAGTAAGAATAAGTTCTAAATACCTTTTAGATAGTTTTCATAATCTATGATACTACTATTTTTTAGGAGTAATTTTAAAAGCAAAAGCATGTTCCCCTACTTTTTCTTTAGGTAACTTTATTTTTAAACCTTCACTATCAGAAGTAAAATCTAAATTTTCTTCATAGCCCAATAACTGGATGTTCTCAATCTCCTCAGTGTATAATTCATTTCCTTCTTTTAGTGAACGAATCACCAATTCTCCGGTAACCGGCCAATCCAATACAATAGCGTATAAGGTGTCTCCTTGCGTAGTAAAACGAATATCTTTGGCTGTATTATCTGCATTTTTTTGTTCGCTTAAATGCCCTTCCACAACTTCCGCATCACCTTCACCGTAAATTGCAAAAGTTCTTGTGCCGTAAATAGCTTCCCCATTGATAGTTAACCACTCACCCATTTCTAACAAACGCTCCTTCACAGGCTCTGGAATAGTTCCGTCAGCCCGTGGTGTAATATTTAACAATACTGCTCCATTTTTACTAACAACATCAACTAAAAAATCAATTAATCTATTGGTTGTTTTATAGTTAGGATCGTCGATATGACACCAGGCTTTCCAGTCGATAGAATCATCAGTTAACCAGGGGAAATCTTTCTTTTCACTCATTCTTGCACGTTCCAAATCGTACACGGCGGATCCTTCAGCAAAATCATAAAACTTGTAGGTTGCAACTACTTCTTTATCCATTTTTTCAGCGTGATTGTAGTAGTATTCTAGAAACTCTTTTCTATGCGTTTCACTAATCACATCCATTTTGTTATCGAACCAAACCAAATCAGGATCGTATTTATTAATGATTTCCTTTAATCTGTTCAACCATTCATCATTAAATTCCTGGTCAGCAACAGGATAATAACTTTCAACACCATTATCAATATCATGTTTGCTTCTTGGCATTTTATTATCTCCTTTTTTCAATTTAGGACCATATAAACCAGCGTATTTCGGGTTCGATGCATCTGTAGTTTCATCCCATGTCGGATACCAACCAAACAACCAATGTCTGTGAAAGGTAGCAATAAACTTCATGTCGCGTTTGCGAATTTCTTTAGATAATTCGCCCATAATATCACGTTTAGGCCCCATATCTTTTGCATCCCATACTGTCAGATCACTATCCCACATGGCAAAACCATCAGCATGTTCCGAAACTGGTCCGGCAAATTTAGCACCTGCTCTTTGAAATAAATCTGCCCATTCAGCTGCATCAAATTTTTCAGCAGTAAACATTGGGATAAAATCTTTATAACCAAATTCATCTAAGGGCCCATAAGTTTTTACATGATAGTCATAGATCTCATGAGCTTTTCCATCCTTAGCCTCCGGGTTATCTTTATTTACATACATCCAATGTGCATACCATTCTGTTTCATATGCCGGTACCGAATATGGGCCCCAATGACAATAGATCCCGAATTTGGCATCTAAAAACCAATCTGGCGTTTTGTGCTGTTTTAAAGATGCCCAATCTGCTGTGTATTTAGTTTCCTCTATACCTTCTGTTACTTCCTCTTTTTTGTTGGTACTGCAAGACACCATAGCAACAGCTAACAATGCAATTATAATATGCTTCATAATTATGTTTTTACAATTCTTAAATTTATTTATCCTTTTTTTTCGCTAGTAAAATATGGTCACAAACCAGGACCAGTTCTCCTCTTTGATTAAATATTTCCACATGTTCGGTAATATGTCCTAAAGCTGGCTTGTTCGATTCTTTTTTTTCGCTTATAGTAACTACCACGCTAATGGTATCTCCAATATAAACAGGTTTTACAAATCGCAATCTGTCATATCCTTTTGAAAAAGCTTCAGGATTAATTTCAGTAGCTGTCATACCAATACCCACGGCAAAAGTTAAGGTGCCATGCGCGATACGTTGTTTAAAAGGTTGTGTTTTACACCATTCTGCATCCATATGATGCGGAAAATAATCGCCTGTATGTCCTGCGTGAACCACAAAATCGGTTTCTGTGATAGTGCGTCCTAATGTCTCTCTTTTACTACCTAATTCGTAGTCTTCGTAAAATCTTGATATTATATGCATCTCATTTGTTTTTATTTATCCCAATTATCATCCACTATTTTTTGAATGTGTGGATAATTAATATCGGTTTCATTGTATTGTTCTCTTTGTTTTTCCAATTCCAATTTTAATTCCTTTACAACTTCTGAATATGCAGGATTTGCATATACATTGTTCACCTCGGTCGGATCTTTTTCTAAATCGTACAATTCCCACGCCGGAGGTGTCGCAACTACTTTGTTCGATGCTCCTTCTTTTAGCCAGGTTCTTGATTGTTTTCCTTCTTCATTCAAATCCCAATGTCTGCCGTAAAAGAAAATTAATTTATACCTATCTGTTCTAATCCCAAAATGCCCGGGAATATCGTGATGCGTCATATGAAGCCAATACCTGTAATAAGTAGCTGTCCTCCATCCTTTTGGTGTTTTACCTTCTAAAATTTCGGCCATACTTTTACCTTGCATTTTATCCGGCACCTTGCCCCCGGCCAAATCAATCAAGGTGGGTGCAAAGTCAGTATTGTTTACGATCACGTCTGTTTTGGAATTCGCTTTAACGATGTCGGGATATCGAATGATCAATGGCATTCTCATAGATTCTTCGTACATCCATCTTTTATCAATAAAATCATGCTCGCCTAACATCATTCCCTGATCAGTTGTATAAACAATGATCGTGTTCTCGTAAAGATCATTATCCTTTAAAAATTGAAAAAAACGACCAATATTATCATCTACTCCCTTTACACATCGCAAATATTTTTTTAAATATCGCTGATACGATTCAGAAGTTGCCGCATCACCTACATAAGTGGAATCTACCTGGAACGTTTTTACATAATTGGCATGATTATGTCGGTTTGAAACCGATGAACCAATGATCATTCTTAAACTGTCGTTTTTTCCTCGTGTGGCCTCCGAACCCCAATTGGGTTGTGTGTATAAATTCTCCGGCTCCGGTATTTTTACATTGGCCAAATAAGCTTCATACCTCTCGGCATATTCAAACATATCATGAGGTGCTTTAAACTGATACATCAAAAAGAAGGGTTTTTCCTTATCTTTTCTATTCGTTAGCCAGTCTATTGCTTTATCCGTAATCACATCAGATGAATGCCCAACATTTTTAACCAAATTATCCGGCCAATCTCCGGCTCCTTTCTCCAATAGTTCAGGATTGTGATATTTTCCCTGACCAGGCAGGACACTATAAAAATCAAAAGGGATGGGCTCACTGTGCAAATGCCATTTTCCTATAATTGCCGTTTCATAACCCAATTTTTGCATCTCTTCGGGTAAATATTGCTGATCAGCATCTATAGGTCGGCTAAAATCCAAGATCCTGTTGGTTTGACTATATTGACCCGTAATAATTGTAGCCCGACTAGGTGAACAGATAGAATTGGTCACATAACAATTGTTAAACAGCATCCCTTCTGAAGCCAATTTATCAATATTTGGGCTTGGATTTAAACCAGCCAACCTGCCTTGATAAGCTCCTATTGCCGTGGTTGCATGATCATCTGTCATGATGTAGATGATGTTGGGTCGCTTTTGAGCTTGAACAAGGAAAACAGAATTCAATACAATCAAAAAAATAAGCTGCTTATAGTTAATCATTGATTTACATTTTTTCATTTGCTTTAGACATTGAATAGAATTTGTTCATCCCTTTACTGATTTACACAGGCTATTTCTGAGACATTTGTGCCTTATAGACCAATGCCATTTTATTTGGGTTTATTTGAGGAGCCGCCAAATGCAATCCCCTTTCATTTTGGCTCCAGGTAACAGGCTCATCACTTCCCAAAAGCTCTATTGAGGCAATTTTAACATCAGCCGCCAAGCCCCGGTC
The nucleotide sequence above comes from Aureibaculum algae. Encoded proteins:
- a CDS encoding sugar kinase, yielding MKVVVTFGEIMGRIASPENLRLRQTRQFDVTYAGAEASVAASICNFGGKARYVTALPKHALADATMDSVRSVGVDTQYVLRTNKGRLGLYFLETGANQRPSNVIYDRADSAIAITPATEYNWEGIFEGAGWLHLSGITPALSKNAAEATLVAAQKAKAAGASVSIDLNFRGKLWDWDTSKTARELAQETMRKISFLLLELSY
- a CDS encoding alpha-L-fucosidase, whose product is MKHIIIALLAVAMVSCSTNKKEEVTEGIEETKYTADWASLKQHKTPDWFLDAKFGIYCHWGPYSVPAYETEWYAHWMYVNKDNPEAKDGKAHEIYDYHVKTYGPLDEFGYKDFIPMFTAEKFDAAEWADLFQRAGAKFAGPVSEHADGFAMWDSDLTVWDAKDMGPKRDIMGELSKEIRKRDMKFIATFHRHWLFGWYPTWDETTDASNPKYAGLYGPKLKKGDNKMPRSKHDIDNGVESYYPVADQEFNDEWLNRLKEIINKYDPDLVWFDNKMDVISETHRKEFLEYYYNHAEKMDKEVVATYKFYDFAEGSAVYDLERARMSEKKDFPWLTDDSIDWKAWCHIDDPNYKTTNRLIDFLVDVVSKNGAVLLNITPRADGTIPEPVKERLLEMGEWLTINGEAIYGTRTFAIYGEGDAEVVEGHLSEQKNADNTAKDIRFTTQGDTLYAIVLDWPVTGELVIRSLKEGNELYTEEIENIQLLGYEENLDFTSDSEGLKIKLPKEKVGEHAFAFKITPKK
- a CDS encoding MaoC family dehydratase, with the protein product MHIISRFYEDYELGSKRETLGRTITETDFVVHAGHTGDYFPHHMDAEWCKTQPFKQRIAHGTLTFAVGIGMTATEINPEAFSKGYDRLRFVKPVYIGDTISVVVTISEKKESNKPALGHITEHVEIFNQRGELVLVCDHILLAKKKDK
- a CDS encoding sulfatase family protein codes for the protein MINYKQLIFLIVLNSVFLVQAQKRPNIIYIMTDDHATTAIGAYQGRLAGLNPSPNIDKLASEGMLFNNCYVTNSICSPSRATIITGQYSQTNRILDFSRPIDADQQYLPEEMQKLGYETAIIGKWHLHSEPIPFDFYSVLPGQGKYHNPELLEKGAGDWPDNLVKNVGHSSDVITDKAIDWLTNRKDKEKPFFLMYQFKAPHDMFEYAERYEAYLANVKIPEPENLYTQPNWGSEATRGKNDSLRMIIGSSVSNRHNHANYVKTFQVDSTYVGDAATSESYQRYLKKYLRCVKGVDDNIGRFFQFLKDNDLYENTIIVYTTDQGMMLGEHDFIDKRWMYEESMRMPLIIRYPDIVKANSKTDVIVNNTDFAPTLIDLAGGKVPDKMQGKSMAEILEGKTPKGWRTATYYRYWLHMTHHDIPGHFGIRTDRYKLIFFYGRHWDLNEEGKQSRTWLKEGASNKVVATPPAWELYDLEKDPTEVNNVYANPAYSEVVKELKLELEKQREQYNETDINYPHIQKIVDDNWDK